TCCGGGTTGTGCTCTTGCCGAGCGGATTCATGTTCACGATGAGAGGCTTTTTTCCACTTTCGCTGAGCATGGTCCAGGCGGCGCCGATAGCCAGCACAGCCGCAAGGGGAAGAACGGATTTTTTATTCATGCAGAGTCATCCTCATTCTGGTCCTCAAGCCCTTATACTGCAATCGGGTGGGACTTCTGAGTCTTTTCCCACATTCAAAATTATTCAATGCTCAGGCCCATGGACGAGGCGGCTTTGCCTTCGTTCTTTTTCATTTGACACTCGCACCCCGTGCGATAGCATGCATCGTCTTCCCAGAAACAAGCGAGGCCTTCAGGATGAGTCAGGGTGCGGCTTTTGATTTTGTCATAATCGGTTCCGGGTTTGGCGGCAGCGTTTCGGCCCTGCGTTTGGCCGAGAAGGGTTATACGGTCAAAGTCCTGGAGCAGGGACGAAGATTCGAGGCCCGTGATTTTCCGCGAACAAATTGGAATCTGAAACGCTGGCTCTGGATGCCTTTCGTGAACTTCCTGGGCCCATTCAAGATGTCTTTTTTCAAGAATATCACCGTCTATTCCGGAGTGGGTGTCGGCGGCGGCTCTTTGGTTTACGCCAATACTTTGCCCGTTCCCAAGGATGGATTCTTCCGCGCGTCCTCATGGTCTCACCTGGCGAATTGGAAGCAGGAACTTTTGCCTTATTATGACACGGCCAAGCGCATGCTGGGTGTAGCTACCAATAAGCATTTTACGCTGACCGATAAAGTCATGGAGGAGATCGCGGAGGAAATTCATTGCCGCGATCAATTCCAGGCCACGGATGTTGCCGTCTATTTTGGTCAGCCGGGGAAAACTGTCGATGATCCCTATTTTAATGGCGAAGGACCGCGGCGCACAGGCTGCACCTTCTGCGGCGCGTGCATGACTGGCTGTCGCGTCGGAGCCAAGAACACGCTGGATAAGAATTATCTTTACCTGGCGGAAAAACGCGGCGCTTCCATTCAGGCGGATTCCAGGGTCACGGCCGTGCGACCTTTGCCAGACGGAGGTTACGAGCTGACTGTCAAGCGACGCAAAGGCTGGATGCGCGCCTCCAAGGAAAAGATTCGAGCGAAGCAGGTCGTGTTCAGCGGCGGTGTGCTGGGCACGGTCGAACTCCTTTTGAAAATGCGTCAGGATCCCAAAGGCCTGCCCAAACTCTCGCCCACGCTGGGCCAGTTCGTGCGGACGAACAACGAATCCATCATTGGCGTTTGGACGGCCAACCCCCAATATAATTTTTCCAAAGGCATTGCGATCAGCTCGATCATCCACACCGATGAGCACTCGCATATCGAGCCGGTTCGCTACGGCAGTGGATCCGGATTCTTTCGCCTGCTCCTGGCGCCGCATGCTCCAGGACCGAATGTTTGGAGCCGAAGCCTCGCCATGTCGAGCGCCTTTGCCGTGGAGCCGCTGCGCTGGCTGAAGGTCCTTTTGCAGCCTGATTTCAGCAAGCATTCGCAGATCCTTCTTTACATGCGCAGTCTCGATGGAACCCTGAGTTTCGTCATGAAGCGGCGGCCCTGGTTCGGCCTGAAACGCACCATGGGCTCGACGTTGGGAGCGGATGGGCGCAAGCCGGTCGCCTTTATGGAAGAGGCCACGCAGCTGGCCCGTCTTTTCGCAAAAAGAGTCGATGGGCTTTTGGCCAATGTCTTTACCGAGTCTGTTTTCGGTATCGCATCGACCGCGCATATTCTAGGCGGCTGCTGCATGGGGCAGGATGCCAGCGAAGGCGTCATTGATCATCAGCACCGGGTCTTTGGTTACGATGGGCTCTATGTGATCGATGGAGCTGCTGTCTCGGCCAATCCTGGCGTGAATCCTTCGCTGACGATCACGGCGCTTGCGGAAAGGGCCATGAGTTTCATACCGCCGAAAAGACAAGAGCTGATGCTCGATCATCAGCCATGAAATAGCCATTTTTATTGGGGTGCAGAACATGACCAAGACCTTACCCAAAGTTGCCATCATCGGTGCCGGTTCCAGCGGGATGATCGCCTGTCGCGAGCTTAAGGTGCGCGGCATTCCCTTTGACTGCTTTGAAAAGGGCAGTAAAGCCGGAGGCAACTGGATCTTTAAAAACGACAACGGGATGTCGGCCGCGTATCGGTCCCTGCACATCAACACTTCAAGGCAGCAGATGGAATTTCAGTGCTATCCCATGCCGCAGCACTTCCCGACCTTTCCGCATCATTCGCAGATCGCGGAATACTTCGATGGCTTTCTGAATCATTTTCGCCTGAAGGAAGACATCACCTTCAACACCGAAGTGAAGAAAGCCGAGCCCCTGGCCGATGGCAGATGGCAGCTGACGCTGTCGAACGGCAAGCAGCCGACCTATGACGCCGTGATCGTAGCCAACGGCCACCACTGGGATCCCAGGTGGCCAGAGCCGGCATTTCCAGGCGAATTCAAGGGCCTCGTGATGCATTCGCACGCTTATATGGATCCCACCGATCCGCATAACCTTATTGACAAGAACGTGCTGGTCGTCGGCATGGGGAACTCGGCCATGGACATTGCCTGTGAACTCGGCAATCGCGGAGTGGCGCGCAATGTCTTCCTATCGGTGCGCTCGGGTGCCCATATCATGCCGAAGTTTTTCGGCAGCAAGCCCTCGGATGGATTTTTACGGCATCCTGGTGCGACGCCGCGTTGGTGGGAGCACCTCGTTCCCTATCGCTTTTTTGAAAAGTTGGCGTTTCCCGTCATCGGCTGGAAAATAAAAAACGCCGTGGGCAAGCCTGAAGCCTATGGTCTGCCGAAGCCGAAACACCCCTTCGGTATGCAGCATCCGACGATATCGAGCGAGATTCACATTCGCCTTGGCAGTGGTGATGTGAAACCGAAGCCGAATATCAAAGAGCTGCAGGGTGATCGGATTCAGTTCGTCGATGGTTCGGTGGAGCCTATTGATGCCATCATCTATGCGACCGGCTATAAGATCAGTTTTCCCTTCTTTGAAAAAAACGTTCTGCCCTACGAGAACAACGATCTTCCACTGTTCAAGCGCATGATCAGCCCACGCTATGATAATCTTCTGTTCCTGGGCCTTGTGCAGCCGCTCTGCTCGATCATGCCGATCGCCGAGCTGCAGTCGTCCTTCATGGGCGACTATCTGCTCGGGAAATATCGTTTGCCGGACAAGGAGACGATGAAGAAGGTGATGCTGGACGAGCATGAGATGATGAAGTCGCGCTATACGAAGTCGGAGCGCCACACGATTCAGATCAACTGTCTGGAATATACCTACGACCTGCGGAAGGAAATCAAGGCTGGCGAGAAGCGGGCCCGGCGCTTTGCGGAAAAACCTCAGGCGCTGCCCTCCACCTTCCCTACTACTGTCAGGGCTTGACCCATGGCAAAGGATGCATGGACATACCATGCGCCCGAGAATCTGGCGCCAGGCATCAAGCGGATCCTGCGGATGCAGGCCTGGGCTCCGCGTTTTGAACGCCTGCCCGTCCCGGTGAGCCGAACCCTCATGGATCTGACGTCGCGGTTTGCCAATCCCCGGCGCAACAAAAAACTCATCGAGACCGTCCATGCGCCTTTTCCCGGTTCTCCGGTGCGACTGCGCAGCTGGGAACCTGTTGCACTCAAGGGGTCGCGGCCTCTTGTCCTTTATATGCACGGCGGTGGTTTTGTGCTGGGGAGCAGTCGTTCGCACCGCGCATTCTGTGAGCTTTTGGCTGATGAAGCGCAGTGCTCGGTCTATTCCATCGACTATCGTCTGGCGCCGGAGCATCCCTATCCGGCGGCAATCGAGGATGTTGATCGCGCCTATGAATGGCTGTTGAAACTCAGGGACGTGCGAGGCTGGACAGCTCAGCCGATCGCAGTCGCTGGGGACAGCGCGGGAGGCAACCTTGCGACCATTCTGTGCCGCCGCCTGCGCGATCGGGGCGAGACGCTGCCGGACGCTCAGCTGCTCATTTATCCTGTCACGGATTTTGCGCGGAATACCCCATCTCATGATAAATATGCGGAAGGCCTCGTCCTGACCCGATCGTTGATCGACTGGTTTTTTCTGCATTACAAGGCGAACCCCATTGACCATCACGATGTCTCGCCGCTGGGCTGCAAGGATCTGCGGGGCCTCCCCAAAACCTTTGTCGCATTGGCCGGCTGCGATGTGCTCCTGGATGAAGGGCGCGCCTATGCGGAGCGTCTGAAAGAGGCCGGCGTTCCCGTCACCGTTCGCGTCTTTCCCGATATGATTCATGCGTTTGTGAATCTTTTGCTGGTTCCTGAAGCGCATGCCGCGGCCCTTGAATGCATTGATTTTCTGAAGAATCATTTTGAAAAGCATCAAACAGGCAAGGAAAAAACGGATGGAAAAGAACAAGCCCCAGATCGTGCCCGCGCCCTGGCAACTTAAAGGCACAGGTTATATGTTCCTCTATAATTTCCCGAAAAATTGGGCGGAAAAAGCCAATTTTCTGCCGGTCGAGCAGCGCGGGGAATTCAAAGGGGGCCTCGGCACCCTGATGCTCGTCGATTATGAAAGTTCGGATGCCGGCCCCTATCGCGAGCTGCTTTTCATTCCGGGGAAATTCTCCTGGTTTCACTATCGCAACTATGCGATCAGCCGCATCTGGGTCTCGTCCGAATCGAGCGTCGTGAGTGGACGCGAAAACTGGGGCATCCCCAAGAATCTGGCTCATTTTCGCATCAATGCGTCGAGCGAGCGGCGGCAGAGCTGGGAGGTGATCACACCGGAAGGCCAGACCTTCTTCAAGGCCGATCTGAGTCACGGCCGCCTGCCCCTGCCCGTGCATACCGCCTTTGTTCCCTTTCCTTTGCTGCAAACCTGGGAAGGGCGTGACTACCTGACAAAATTCAGCGGCTATGGCCTGGGTCGTTTTGCAAGGTTGGAGCGCCTGGAAATCAATCAGGAGCTGTTTCCAGATATCACAGCGAAAAAACCTTTGCTTGGCCTGCGGGTGGATCCCTTCCATATAAGGTTCCCCGTACCGCAGATGATCGAGGCCCCGGCGGGACGCCTGCAGCCCTCGGCCGCGGCTGGGGTTTTCGGATCCTCCGGGCATTCCGCTTAAAAAGTAAGAATGCCCAGCCACACCTTTCGTGCCTTCTGCCGAAGAGAACGCAGAATTCCACCTTCAGGAGGCACGTATGGGTCCTGCAAAAATCAAACGTTGGTTCGAAAAACGCGGTGTGCGCATCAATGCGGTCACGACCATGAAAATCTCTGGCACACCCATTGTGATGGGCTATGAGATCGCCGCAAAGAATGGCCGTAACGGCAAGCTTGGCCCCAATGCCCGCGCGCACGATCTTGAGAACTTGCGTCGTGAATTTATCAAAGCCTAAGGCATTCCTCCTGCTTTTTTTATGGATGCTCCTGCCCGGGTCACTCCTCGCCGAGTCGCCCGAGGCACGGCAGGGTCTATTGGATCTTCGCAAGGTCGATCTCCTTGCAGTGACTCCTCTGCGTTTGGAAGGCGAATGGGCCTTCTACTGGAATCAGCTTGTTTCCCCGGCTGCGATCGACCAGAATTCAGACTTCACCTTTCAGGATGGTCCCAAGGATTGGATGCGTTACCAGCTCAAGGGGGAAAAGCTTCCCTGGAGCGGGGCAGCCACGTTCCGCCTGAAGGTCCTTTTGCCTCCACTCACCGATGAGCTTGTGCTCCGCGCCGGCCCCATGGTGATGGCCGGTCGCATCTTTGTGAACGGTCGGCTTGTTCATGAAGCCGGCACGCCGGGACTCGATCGTGAGCTTTCCGGTCACAGCTATCAAACCCAGCTGATTTTTTTAGGCCGGGATCTGCAGGAGATGGACATCGTGATCCAGGTCTCCAATCATATGATTGCGCGCTCGGGCTATGCGGCTCTCGATCTGGGACTGCGTGCGCCCATGCTGCGGGATGAAATCAATACCTATAATAAAACGCTCTTTCTTCTGGGCGGTATTTTTTTGATGGCCATCTATCATCTGTGCCTTTTTATGATGCGGCGCACAGAGATATCCAACCTTTGCTTTTCCGCCCTTTGCCTTGCAAACGGCGTCTTTCACTATGCGGCGGCCGGTATCGCGGCCCTGCATTTTCCGGGCATCAGTTCGGAACGCGTCTGGGATCTTTTCTTCTGGGGCTGGTACCTGGGCGGCGCGTTTTTCTCATGGTTCGCGCACAGCGTCTTCCCGCGGCACTTTCATAGAAATTTCGCCTACGGCTTCAGCATTCTTTCAGCTGTGAGCTTTTTCACTGTTCTTTTCGGCACAACCGATCAGTTTCACATCATCCCGACCTTGCATAAGATGGGCAATACGCTGACCTTCTTTTATATCGCGTATGCCTGCTATCGGGCCCTGCGGGATCAGGTGAAGGATGCCCTCGTCTTTCTGATCGCAAGCTCGATCTTTTTTGCCTCCGCAGTCAATGACATGCTGGTGACAACAGGCGATATGAAGGGCGAGCTTTTGTCTTCGACCGGTCTTTTCATATTCCTCTTCTTTCAGTCCATTCTGCTTTCCAAGCGTTTTTCCGCAGCCTTTCATAAGCTGGAGATCGCGGAAACCGAGATTCGTGGCCTGAATGAAAGCCTGGAGCAGAAGGTTCAGCAGAAAACCCGCGAGATTCGAGCCATCCTCACGCATATTCAGCAGGGAATTTTCACGCTGCGACTGAATGAGAAATCCGATATCGTCATGGGTGAAGATTATTCCCTGCATCTGGAGGAAATACTCGAAACCCGTGACCTGACAGTCAGCCAGTTTCAGGACGTCCTTCTGAATCGCACCGATCTGTCGAATGATCAGAAGAGCCAGATTCGCAGCACGCTCATCGCCTCGCTGGGGGAGGACGAGATCGCCTTTATGAGCAATCGCGATAATCTCGTGAAAGAACTGCGCCTGCTTACGAATGAGCAGGAAAAGATTCTGGAGATGGATTGGGATGCGATGCTCGACGACAAGGGTCTGATCGAGCAGATTCTGGTCTGCCTGCGCGATGTGACCCAGGTTCGTCAGCTGCAGCAGCAGTCCATCAACCAGCAGCGGGAGCTGGAGTATATCAGCGAGATTGTGAACACGACGCCCGATCAGTTTGCCAAGTTCATAACCATGTCAGTGGCCTTCCTGGACGAGAATGAGCGCCTCATTCGGCAGAATCAGAAGAAGAATCTTGAGGTCGTGAAAATCCTCTTTATCAATATGCATACCATCAAAGGCACCGCACGGACCTATTACTTCCATAAGATGACCGGGATCCTGCACGATACCGAGCAGCATTACGCGGACCTTCTGCGGAAGGACGAGGAAGCCTGGAATCAGAAGAAGCTTTTGGATGACCTGGACAGCGCAAGGTCCATCATCCTGCTCTATGATCAGATCAATACCGTGAAGCTCGGTCGCAAGCGGGACCGGAGTCTGATCGAAGTGAACCGCAAGGTGGTCGAGGACAAGGTCAATTCCCTGAATCTGATCGACACGAGTCCCATGGATCCTGCGACGCGGCATATAATTGAAGATACCCGCAGGACATTCAACGAGGTCTTCTATAGCCGATCCATAGATGTGCTGCAGGATATTCTATCCGGTGCGGAACGGGTGGCGCGTGATCTGGGCAAGGAAATTCCCATCATCAGGATCAAGGAGTCCGGGACGTCGATCAGCCAGGAAGCTTTGGAACTTTTCCATCAGGTCTTCCACCACATCATCAGAAACTCACTGGATCATGGGATAGAAACCGCCGAGGAGCGGCTGAAGGCCGGCAAGCGGCCGACGGGAACGCTCTATCTGGATCTGGACGAGAACGCGGACGGGTCCATGCATCTTGTTTATCATGATGATGGCCGCGGTTTGAATCTGGCAAGGCTCGAAGAGCTGGGCTATGCGCGTGGTTTTCTGATCCGCGGGCAAGCGTATACGCCACAGCACATCGCGGATCTGATCTTTGAAAATGGTCTGTCCACCAGCAATCGGCTGACCGAGATTTCCGGTCGCGGCGTGGGGATGGAGGCCGTGCGGCAGTATCTCGATCGCGCCGGCGGCCGCATTCATGTAGTCCTGAATGGCCAGCCCCAGGGCGGCTTCTGCGCCTTTGCCTTTCACATCCATGTCCCGAAAAACCTTCACACGCTCGCGGCGTGAGGGTGACACCGATCTTTTCTTTCTGTTGTCCCTCACCGTGAAGTATGGCAGCCTTGGCCTGCATTCTGAAGGGAGCTTTCATGCGCATTATACTTTCAGCTTGTCTTTGTTTCGGCAGTCTTTTCGCGTCTTCTGCCGTGCAGGCTTTTCAGCTCCAATACCGTGCTTTTCAAAGCCAGGCGAAGCTGTCCCACAATCGGGCCCAGGTTCCGACCCTTTGGAACGGCGCCTACTTGAATGGCGCGCCGCAAGTGACCAGTGACTCCCGTGCATCGGAGCAGGCCGTCTGGAACAGCCTCGGCCACGAGATCAGTCTCGGCAGCGAGCTTTTCTATCCCTATGTCTATGTGGATGTGGGCCTGGCGCAGACGTACTATTTCCCCGGTCCCGATCAAAGGGTCGAAGACCTCGCCCCCAAGGCCGGCATTCAGATCCTGACCAATGTCCAGGACCGCTGGATGCCCTTCGCCCGGCTTGGGCTTTCGCAGCATCATCTGAAACTGGTGTCGCGTCGGGTGGAAACCCGATCTCTGCCGGAATCCGTGCTGGGACTCAAGGGAGTGGCCGAGGATCGCTTTGCCGTCGAACGCGAGTGGCAGGATAATCCGCGGCTTTGGAACGGTGACCTGAGTCTGGGCTGTAAACTCTATCCCGTCCCCACGACCGCCATCGTCGTGGAGTATCGCTACAGTCAAAGTCTCGGCGGCATCACCATCCGCGAGAAGGAAACCGGCACCAATTCTTTCGTCAATGATGCGGGTTTTTCGAGTGAGACCGAACTGCCAGGCGTTCGCCTTGTTTCGCAGGAACTCAGCCTGGCCATTGAAGTCGAACTCTAAGCATCAGCGCTTCCGAATCCGCACTTTAGCGGGCCGACGCAGGGCCCGCGGCTTGGACGACACGGACTTCAGATAATCAGAAAACAGGATCATTCCGTAAAGAATCACCAGCTGAATCACGAAACCGAGCAAAAAGAGGTTCATACTGTCACTCCTTGTGAGAATCAGTGAAAGACGATCAGTTTTTTGGAACAGGGGACCGGGTTCTTAGTCGAGCGGCCTCAGGTTGAAATCACCGCTTACGCTATTGAATTTGAGCCTGCCTTTGGGATTCGCGCCGAAGGAACCCGTGGCGCTGCGATTGCCGAAGCCTTCCTTCTGCCGCGTATCGTCGGGAAGACCATCGAAGGACGCGCTGATCCCTTCCATTTCAAAATCAAAGCCCACGCTTTTTGCGACTTTCAGATCCACGTTGCCCGAGACCGACTGAGCTTCGAATTCCTTGATCGGACTTACGAGCGTGGCTTTCAGATCGCCCGAGACGCTGTTGGTGGCGATGTCCAGATCCTTGTTCAGACTCGCCGGCACGAAGTCCACATCGCCGCTGACGGTGTTGATGCTCAGGATTTTGGATGGAGCCGCCTTCACATTCAGATCGCCGGACACCGACATCAGGTGAAACTCAGAGGTCGCGGCCAGTTTTTCGATGGTGATATCACCCGAGATATTGGTCAGGGTGAGTTCCCCGGCGAAGTTTTTAGGGAGCTGCAGTTCCCCGAAGCTCGGACCCTTTTTGGTGACTTCGACTTCGAGCTTGCCGCCGCTGTTTTTCACGGTCCATTCCTTGGGCGGCAGATAGCCTTTGAAGACGAAGTGGATCTGATCATCCGCGCTCTCGACCACTTTCCAATCCGTGACATAGGACTTGAGTTCCAGTTCCTTGATGTCCTTGGCCGGTATGGATTCCGTGATGGCCTTGTCCGTACGCGCAGGATTATCGGCGTCACCGCCCAGGGTATCGCTGTCCCCCGTGCTGATATGAATGTTGGGACCGTCGCCCTTTTTGATCATGATCCGATCGTCTTTATCGAAGATGATGTTGAAGTTGCCGAGTCCATCCAGACCGTCCTTGGTATTGGCCGCGAAGGCCTCACCGATGCAGCTGGATTCGCAGCGGGTGTCAAAGAATTTGCCAAGGATGAGCGTGATAAGGGTGAAAGCGCCCAGACCGATTACGATATTTTTCATGCGTTTGTTATCCATGCTTAAAACCTTTCTCAGAGCGAATGTTTAGTCGGGTTGAATCACTTTGGCATTCAATTTGATGTACTTCATTAAACCCAGAAGAAACCAGCGGCTCAAAAGATAGAGCACCACGCAGGCCAGAAGAGATGCACCGAAAAGAGATAAACTATAAAAACTGAGGGCGAGCTTGGCCGAAAGTCCGACCGCCACGGGGGTCGCGATGTTACCGACCAGGACCGCGATCGCGAAAATGATGCCGACAAAGACCGCGATGGTGGCGACCACCCAGGACATCCCCAGGACGATGGCAAGGCCCAGGATCGGCCAGAGCATAAAGAAGAAGTTGAAGGCAATGATCGAAAGCACGACCAGCGTCGCCCGAGCCATATGATAAAGACTTGTGGTAAACTTCTGGCCTTCATACGGATTGGTAATCCGGGTCAGGTGGTAATCGGCAACGAAGGTCCGTGCCAGAGTCCGGGCATCGCCAAGCGAAGCGCTGATTTCGTCATCTGACTTGCCGCGTTCCCGGGCTTCGAAGATGTGTGCGCGATAATCAGCCAGCACATCCTCGCGTTGAGACGGAGGCAGCGGACTCAGTCCCTTTTCCAGTTCCTTGATAAAGTTATGCTCGTGCATGACTGTCCACCTCTTGCAGAAGATTTTGCATGGCCGCCGCGAATTCATCCCACTCGGCCCGCATTTCCTTATAAACCTCGCGCCCCTTGTCCGTAATGCGATAGTACTTTCGCGGCGGACCCTGATCCGATTCCTGCAGATACGTCTCGAACCATCCATCATTCAGGCAGCGCCGCAGGAGGGGATAGATAGTGCCCTCAGATATGTCTATGTGCCGCGATATATTCTCGACAAGCTCATAACCATAACGATCAGCCTGGGATAAAACGGCGAGAACGCAAAGCTCAAGACTGCCTTTTTTCAATTGAGTTCGCATGTTGCGTCCTTTTTACCGATAAACAACGCCCTGACGTGCAGGGACAGGTATTTTGTAACACACGCTACACTGCATTGCAAGGTACCGTGTTATGAACTTTACGGCAGAGTCAGCCCGAAACTTGAGCATTTTGGAAAAATGCTGTCTTTACGGCATATTGCCTGGATCCTGATCTCACGAAACAATGCCCAAGGCTTTTGAACGATTTTCAGGGAGTCGCCGCTCATGTCGGGATGGGACAAGTCCAGCATCACAGGGTTCCAGTCTTTGGTGGCCGCGGCTCCCTTGGGGGTCTTTCGCAGCCACGACAGCAGCTATCGCCTGATTCCGGCATCGATGGATCCCTTGGTGATCCCGGATCCTGTGTGGATGAAGCTGAGGGCTGATGCCCACCTGATTCTTTCCGCTTTGCAAAAGTTAGGAGCCGTCCTGCGCCGCGACCCGGGGCATCGACTTCTTACGCAGCTGGCGCCTTTGGAACAGGAAGCCGCGGAATTTGTGGGACTCGCGACAGCCCGCCTTGATCTTTTTTTTGATGGTGATGACCTTCAGGTGATTGAAGCGAATACCACCATTCCGGCAATGCAGGCCTATAGTGATATGATTCGCCGTGCCTATGGGCAGGCCTTTCATCCCGGAAAAAAAATACAGCGGTCCAATACCGACGATCTTTTGCAATCCCTTTTGGAACACTACGCGCGAACAGGGGGCAAGGCTGCAAAGCCACGGCTTGGCATCGTCGCGCGGTCCGGGGATTCACAGCTGGCGGAACTGCTCTGGCTTCAGCGCGAATGGCAGGCGCAGGGTTATGAAACTCTGCTGCTGACGCCGGATGCGATCGAGATTCGCAAGGGCCAGCTGTGGGGATCGGGGCAGCCGCTCGATTTTGTTTACCGCCATATCTTCGCGCATCGCCTTGCGCAGGATTCCGCCTTCGCTCAGGCCTGTTTGCAGGCCGAACGCTACCGGGTCTTCAATCCGATCGCCGCGCATCTGGAAGCCAAGGGTGTTCTGGCGGAACTTTCGCGGTACGCGGCGGATCCTCGGCTGAGTCTGAGTGCGGGACTGAAGGACGAGGAAGTCGACGCCACGATTCGCAGGGTGGCCTGGTCACGGCTCCTGGAAATGGGGCCGGCTTCGCTTCCTGATGGCACGCAGGTCAGGGATTTGATCAGCTGGGTGAAAGATCGGCCCCAGGACCTGGTTGTGAAAAGCAGCCTTGGGTATGGCGGTCACGGCATTTTTATCGGCAGCAGCTTTTTTGAAAGGTCCAGTCAGGATCGGGCGCGTAAACTCCTAGGAGTGTCTCATGACGTCAGCTGGCCTCAGCTGATTGACGCTCTTTTGAACATGGGACAAGGCCAATGGATCGTGCAGAGGAAGGTATCGGGCCGCAGGATACGGCATCGCTTTTGGAGTGAAGGCCAGATGATGGAAAAGGAAACCTTTGTCGAC
This is a stretch of genomic DNA from Oligoflexus sp.. It encodes these proteins:
- a CDS encoding GMC family oxidoreductase — protein: MSQGAAFDFVIIGSGFGGSVSALRLAEKGYTVKVLEQGRRFEARDFPRTNWNLKRWLWMPFVNFLGPFKMSFFKNITVYSGVGVGGGSLVYANTLPVPKDGFFRASSWSHLANWKQELLPYYDTAKRMLGVATNKHFTLTDKVMEEIAEEIHCRDQFQATDVAVYFGQPGKTVDDPYFNGEGPRRTGCTFCGACMTGCRVGAKNTLDKNYLYLAEKRGASIQADSRVTAVRPLPDGGYELTVKRRKGWMRASKEKIRAKQVVFSGGVLGTVELLLKMRQDPKGLPKLSPTLGQFVRTNNESIIGVWTANPQYNFSKGIAISSIIHTDEHSHIEPVRYGSGSGFFRLLLAPHAPGPNVWSRSLAMSSAFAVEPLRWLKVLLQPDFSKHSQILLYMRSLDGTLSFVMKRRPWFGLKRTMGSTLGADGRKPVAFMEEATQLARLFAKRVDGLLANVFTESVFGIASTAHILGGCCMGQDASEGVIDHQHRVFGYDGLYVIDGAAVSANPGVNPSLTITALAERAMSFIPPKRQELMLDHQP
- a CDS encoding flavin-containing monooxygenase, whose product is MTKTLPKVAIIGAGSSGMIACRELKVRGIPFDCFEKGSKAGGNWIFKNDNGMSAAYRSLHINTSRQQMEFQCYPMPQHFPTFPHHSQIAEYFDGFLNHFRLKEDITFNTEVKKAEPLADGRWQLTLSNGKQPTYDAVIVANGHHWDPRWPEPAFPGEFKGLVMHSHAYMDPTDPHNLIDKNVLVVGMGNSAMDIACELGNRGVARNVFLSVRSGAHIMPKFFGSKPSDGFLRHPGATPRWWEHLVPYRFFEKLAFPVIGWKIKNAVGKPEAYGLPKPKHPFGMQHPTISSEIHIRLGSGDVKPKPNIKELQGDRIQFVDGSVEPIDAIIYATGYKISFPFFEKNVLPYENNDLPLFKRMISPRYDNLLFLGLVQPLCSIMPIAELQSSFMGDYLLGKYRLPDKETMKKVMLDEHEMMKSRYTKSERHTIQINCLEYTYDLRKEIKAGEKRARRFAEKPQALPSTFPTTVRA
- a CDS encoding alpha/beta hydrolase gives rise to the protein MAKDAWTYHAPENLAPGIKRILRMQAWAPRFERLPVPVSRTLMDLTSRFANPRRNKKLIETVHAPFPGSPVRLRSWEPVALKGSRPLVLYMHGGGFVLGSSRSHRAFCELLADEAQCSVYSIDYRLAPEHPYPAAIEDVDRAYEWLLKLRDVRGWTAQPIAVAGDSAGGNLATILCRRLRDRGETLPDAQLLIYPVTDFARNTPSHDKYAEGLVLTRSLIDWFFLHYKANPIDHHDVSPLGCKDLRGLPKTFVALAGCDVLLDEGRAYAERLKEAGVPVTVRVFPDMIHAFVNLLLVPEAHAAALECIDFLKNHFEKHQTGKEKTDGKEQAPDRARALAT
- a CDS encoding acetoacetate decarboxylase family protein is translated as MEKNKPQIVPAPWQLKGTGYMFLYNFPKNWAEKANFLPVEQRGEFKGGLGTLMLVDYESSDAGPYRELLFIPGKFSWFHYRNYAISRIWVSSESSVVSGRENWGIPKNLAHFRINASSERRQSWEVITPEGQTFFKADLSHGRLPLPVHTAFVPFPLLQTWEGRDYLTKFSGYGLGRFARLERLEINQELFPDITAKKPLLGLRVDPFHIRFPVPQMIEAPAGRLQPSAAAGVFGSSGHSA
- a CDS encoding 7TM diverse intracellular signaling domain-containing protein yields the protein MNLSKPKAFLLLFLWMLLPGSLLAESPEARQGLLDLRKVDLLAVTPLRLEGEWAFYWNQLVSPAAIDQNSDFTFQDGPKDWMRYQLKGEKLPWSGAATFRLKVLLPPLTDELVLRAGPMVMAGRIFVNGRLVHEAGTPGLDRELSGHSYQTQLIFLGRDLQEMDIVIQVSNHMIARSGYAALDLGLRAPMLRDEINTYNKTLFLLGGIFLMAIYHLCLFMMRRTEISNLCFSALCLANGVFHYAAAGIAALHFPGISSERVWDLFFWGWYLGGAFFSWFAHSVFPRHFHRNFAYGFSILSAVSFFTVLFGTTDQFHIIPTLHKMGNTLTFFYIAYACYRALRDQVKDALVFLIASSIFFASAVNDMLVTTGDMKGELLSSTGLFIFLFFQSILLSKRFSAAFHKLEIAETEIRGLNESLEQKVQQKTREIRAILTHIQQGIFTLRLNEKSDIVMGEDYSLHLEEILETRDLTVSQFQDVLLNRTDLSNDQKSQIRSTLIASLGEDEIAFMSNRDNLVKELRLLTNEQEKILEMDWDAMLDDKGLIEQILVCLRDVTQVRQLQQQSINQQRELEYISEIVNTTPDQFAKFITMSVAFLDENERLIRQNQKKNLEVVKILFINMHTIKGTARTYYFHKMTGILHDTEQHYADLLRKDEEAWNQKKLLDDLDSARSIILLYDQINTVKLGRKRDRSLIEVNRKVVEDKVNSLNLIDTSPMDPATRHIIEDTRRTFNEVFYSRSIDVLQDILSGAERVARDLGKEIPIIRIKESGTSISQEALELFHQVFHHIIRNSLDHGIETAEERLKAGKRPTGTLYLDLDENADGSMHLVYHDDGRGLNLARLEELGYARGFLIRGQAYTPQHIADLIFENGLSTSNRLTEISGRGVGMEAVRQYLDRAGGRIHVVLNGQPQGGFCAFAFHIHVPKNLHTLAA
- a CDS encoding DUF4097 family beta strand repeat-containing protein, whose product is MKNIVIGLGAFTLITLILGKFFDTRCESSCIGEAFAANTKDGLDGLGNFNIIFDKDDRIMIKKGDGPNIHISTGDSDTLGGDADNPARTDKAITESIPAKDIKELELKSYVTDWKVVESADDQIHFVFKGYLPPKEWTVKNSGGKLEVEVTKKGPSFGELQLPKNFAGELTLTNISGDITIEKLAATSEFHLMSVSGDLNVKAAPSKILSINTVSGDVDFVPASLNKDLDIATNSVSGDLKATLVSPIKEFEAQSVSGNVDLKVAKSVGFDFEMEGISASFDGLPDDTRQKEGFGNRSATGSFGANPKGRLKFNSVSGDFNLRPLD
- a CDS encoding DUF1700 domain-containing protein, which codes for MHEHNFIKELEKGLSPLPPSQREDVLADYRAHIFEARERGKSDDEISASLGDARTLARTFVADYHLTRITNPYEGQKFTTSLYHMARATLVVLSIIAFNFFFMLWPILGLAIVLGMSWVVATIAVFVGIIFAIAVLVGNIATPVAVGLSAKLALSFYSLSLFGASLLACVVLYLLSRWFLLGLMKYIKLNAKVIQPD